One stretch of Streptomyces sp. MMBL 11-1 DNA includes these proteins:
- a CDS encoding sensor histidine kinase, whose protein sequence is MRRARGGDGGAGGRSRGREGRQKPPGRARLPLRRSLLGRLLAVSALVAACSVAATAWIAVQTTSGAIKQEQGQNLTADARIYDTLLDYAARNPTWDGVGATVRKLARESGRRVALTTQARQPLADSATSASAPALPPQASAVVDPLSVDTVLAARGADGQGTAADRIDPRAVGPFLLSAADSRALRRTADAKVECLNRAGIASDVVVGASGRPRVQIVGNDPDRVLGTRCDLAALDAPTPSERKALDALTELADACLERQGLEGVRLNSDLSWDGPRTSPLPVELGQLVPRVPLPSPAPRDAPSEATKPSVVTPERTGENDRAIASCVGTARSEQLSSYVASPALLFIGDEGGATLPGFDLSPANTARIAGAAALVLALTVGASVFAGARLVRPLHALTGAAQRMRDGERPESVPVSGDDEVGRLAAAFNDMSAHRARLEEQRKAMVSDVAHELRTPLSNIRGWLEAAQDGLADPDPAFVSSLLEEAVLLQHIIDDLQDLAAADAGELRLRPEPVGAGELLSQVAAAHQARAENAGVTLAVEATAPDLALRADPVRLRQAVGNLVSNAVRHTPEGGRVTLRASTSEEGGGTVLVEVADTGSGIPPEDLPHVFDRFWRAEKSRSRRTGGSGLGLAIVRKLVEAHGGTVDATSVEGEGSAFVLRLPGTAPSGPDGMTTTF, encoded by the coding sequence GTGCGTAGGGCGCGCGGCGGGGACGGCGGGGCGGGTGGCCGGAGCCGGGGGCGCGAGGGCCGGCAAAAGCCGCCCGGGCGGGCGCGGCTGCCGCTGCGCCGTAGCCTGCTGGGGCGGCTGCTCGCCGTCTCGGCGCTGGTGGCCGCGTGTTCGGTGGCGGCCACGGCCTGGATCGCCGTGCAGACCACCTCGGGCGCGATCAAGCAGGAGCAGGGACAGAACCTCACCGCGGACGCCCGCATCTACGACACCCTGCTGGACTACGCCGCCCGCAACCCGACCTGGGACGGGGTCGGTGCGACGGTGCGGAAGCTGGCCCGGGAGTCGGGCCGCCGGGTCGCCCTGACCACCCAGGCCAGGCAGCCGCTCGCCGATTCGGCCACCTCGGCGTCCGCCCCGGCACTCCCGCCGCAGGCGTCCGCCGTGGTCGACCCGTTGTCCGTGGACACCGTCCTGGCGGCGCGGGGCGCCGATGGGCAGGGCACGGCCGCCGACCGGATCGATCCCCGGGCGGTGGGGCCGTTCCTGCTGTCCGCGGCCGACAGCAGGGCGTTGCGGCGGACCGCCGACGCCAAGGTGGAGTGTCTGAACCGGGCGGGGATCGCCTCGGACGTGGTGGTCGGCGCGAGCGGCCGGCCCCGGGTGCAGATCGTGGGCAACGATCCCGACCGCGTACTGGGCACCCGTTGCGATCTCGCCGCCCTGGACGCCCCCACCCCCTCGGAACGGAAGGCGCTCGACGCGCTCACCGAGCTGGCCGACGCCTGTCTGGAGCGCCAGGGCCTTGAGGGCGTACGGCTGAACAGCGATCTCTCCTGGGACGGTCCGCGTACCTCGCCCCTGCCGGTGGAGCTCGGACAGCTGGTGCCACGGGTGCCGCTGCCGTCTCCGGCACCGCGCGACGCCCCTTCGGAGGCCACGAAGCCGTCCGTCGTGACGCCCGAGCGCACCGGGGAGAACGACCGGGCGATCGCGTCCTGTGTGGGCACGGCCCGGAGCGAACAGCTCAGCTCGTACGTGGCCTCCCCCGCCCTTCTCTTCATCGGCGACGAGGGCGGCGCGACGCTGCCCGGCTTCGACCTCTCCCCCGCGAACACGGCCAGGATCGCCGGCGCGGCGGCGCTCGTACTGGCCCTCACCGTGGGCGCTTCGGTGTTCGCGGGAGCCCGGCTGGTGCGTCCGCTGCACGCGCTGACCGGCGCCGCGCAGCGTATGCGCGACGGGGAGCGGCCGGAGTCGGTGCCCGTCTCGGGGGACGACGAGGTCGGCCGGCTGGCCGCGGCGTTCAACGACATGTCCGCGCACCGGGCGCGGCTGGAGGAGCAGCGCAAGGCCATGGTGAGCGACGTCGCCCATGAGCTGCGCACCCCGCTGAGCAACATCCGGGGCTGGCTGGAGGCCGCGCAGGACGGACTCGCCGACCCCGACCCGGCGTTCGTCTCCTCGTTGCTGGAGGAGGCCGTGCTGCTCCAGCACATCATCGACGACCTCCAGGACCTGGCCGCCGCCGACGCCGGGGAGCTGCGCCTGCGTCCCGAACCCGTCGGGGCCGGGGAGCTGCTGAGCCAGGTCGCCGCCGCCCACCAGGCGCGGGCGGAGAACGCGGGCGTCACACTCGCGGTCGAGGCCACCGCCCCGGACCTGGCCCTGCGCGCGGACCCGGTCAGACTCCGGCAGGCGGTGGGCAACCTGGTGTCCAACGCCGTACGGCACACACCGGAGGGCGGGCGGGTGACGCTGCGCGCGTCCACCTCCGAGGAGGGTGGGGGGACGGTGCTGGTGGAGGTGGCGGACACCGGATCCGGCATCCCGCCCGAGGACCTTCCCCATGTCTTCGACCGGTTCTGGCGTGCGGAGAAGTCCCGCAGCCGCCGTACGGGCGGCAGCGGCCTGGGCCTCGCCATCGTCCGCAAACTGGTCGAGGCCCACGGCGGCACGGTGGACGCGACGAGCGTCGAGGGCGAGGGATCGGCCTTCGTCCTGCGGCTGCCCGGAACCGCACCGTCCGGCCCTGATGGGATGACCACAACGTTCTGA
- a CDS encoding response regulator transcription factor — MVAEDDEKQAELVRRYLEREGHAVRIVGDGLAALDAVRHQEPDLLVLDVMMPRADGLDVVRVLRSENRELPVLMLTARSTEDDLLLGLDLGADDYMTKPYSPRELMARVRTLLRRTRRTAAPEPVAEDSVLRVGALVVDPARHEVSVDGGRVECTPGEFRILAALAAGPDRVFSRQRLLEELHGFDRYISARTVDVHVMNLRKKIERAPRRPERLLTVFGVGYKLTDPAKAARGA, encoded by the coding sequence ATGGTTGCCGAGGACGACGAGAAGCAGGCCGAGCTCGTACGCCGCTATCTGGAACGGGAAGGACACGCCGTACGGATCGTGGGCGACGGCCTCGCCGCGCTCGACGCCGTCCGGCACCAGGAACCCGACCTGCTCGTTCTCGATGTCATGATGCCCCGGGCCGACGGCCTCGACGTGGTGCGGGTACTGCGGTCCGAGAACCGCGAACTGCCGGTGCTGATGCTGACCGCCCGCTCCACCGAGGACGATCTCCTGCTCGGTCTCGACCTCGGCGCCGACGACTACATGACCAAGCCCTACAGCCCTCGGGAGCTGATGGCCCGCGTCCGTACCCTGCTGCGGCGTACCCGGCGGACCGCCGCGCCGGAGCCGGTCGCCGAGGACTCCGTCCTGCGCGTCGGCGCCCTCGTGGTCGACCCCGCGCGGCACGAGGTGTCCGTGGACGGCGGGAGGGTGGAGTGCACCCCGGGCGAATTCCGGATCCTGGCGGCCCTGGCGGCGGGACCGGACCGGGTCTTCAGCCGTCAGCGGCTGCTGGAGGAACTCCACGGGTTCGACCGCTACATCAGCGCCCGGACCGTCGACGTGCACGTCATGAACCTGCGCAAGAAGATCGAGCGCGCCCCGCGGCGGCCGGAACGCCTGCTCACGGTGTTCGGCGTCGGCTACAAGCTCACCGACCCGGCGAAGGCGGCCCGGGGTGCGTAG
- a CDS encoding cytochrome P450, giving the protein MTNPSSATPASTAGAGGGCPAGAGAGAVPLGGAGFSTEPQVLYRSMRRDHGPVVPVELPGGFPAWLVIGYRELHQVTSDGELFPRDVSLWNQWGQVPADWPLLPMVGTPMPSIYFTAGAEHRRHVDMVVPALEGADPFEIRQHCEELADRLIDAVCSRGTADLVAEFAEPLPVLVLARLVGFPDDEGADIARVLKDLADGGPGAQKAHLSFGEHMRRLVEAKRARPGDDVTSRMLAHPEPFTDEEYALDLMAITAAGHLTTADWISNSTRLMLTEDQFADALSGGRHSVAEAMNEVLWEDGPTQILAGRWAARDARLGGRNIARGDMLLLGLGAANADPHIRQQVTAAAVRSGQGGNSAHLAFSHGEYRCPFPAQEIAEIIARTGIEVLLDRLPDLELAVPATELVRRPSAFLRGTTALPVRFTPVRTTGDAL; this is encoded by the coding sequence ATGACGAACCCCTCCTCCGCCACGCCCGCGTCCACGGCCGGTGCCGGCGGAGGCTGCCCGGCGGGCGCCGGTGCGGGGGCCGTCCCGCTCGGTGGGGCCGGCTTCTCCACCGAACCGCAGGTGCTCTACCGGTCCATGCGGCGCGACCACGGGCCGGTCGTCCCGGTCGAGCTGCCCGGCGGCTTCCCCGCCTGGCTGGTGATCGGCTACCGGGAACTCCACCAGGTCACCAGCGACGGGGAGCTGTTCCCCCGGGACGTCTCCCTCTGGAACCAGTGGGGACAGGTCCCCGCCGACTGGCCGCTGCTGCCCATGGTGGGCACCCCCATGCCGTCCATCTACTTCACCGCCGGAGCCGAGCACCGCCGGCACGTCGACATGGTCGTACCGGCGCTCGAAGGGGCGGATCCCTTCGAGATCCGGCAGCACTGCGAGGAGTTGGCCGACCGGCTCATCGACGCCGTGTGCAGCCGGGGAACCGCCGATCTCGTCGCCGAGTTCGCGGAGCCGCTGCCCGTCCTCGTGCTCGCCCGGCTCGTCGGCTTCCCCGACGACGAGGGCGCCGACATCGCGCGGGTGCTCAAGGACCTCGCCGACGGCGGCCCCGGCGCGCAGAAGGCGCACCTGAGCTTCGGCGAGCACATGCGGCGCCTGGTCGAGGCCAAGCGGGCGAGGCCCGGCGACGACGTGACCTCCCGGATGCTCGCCCACCCCGAACCCTTCACGGACGAGGAGTACGCGCTCGACCTGATGGCCATCACGGCCGCCGGACACCTCACCACCGCCGACTGGATCAGCAACTCCACCCGGCTGATGCTCACCGAAGACCAGTTCGCCGACGCCCTGTCCGGCGGCCGGCACAGTGTCGCCGAGGCCATGAACGAGGTGCTCTGGGAGGACGGCCCCACCCAGATCCTCGCCGGTCGCTGGGCCGCGCGCGACGCCCGGCTCGGCGGGCGGAACATCGCCCGCGGCGACATGCTGCTCCTCGGGCTCGGCGCGGCCAACGCCGACCCGCACATCCGCCAGCAGGTCACCGCCGCCGCCGTCCGCTCCGGGCAGGGCGGCAACAGCGCGCACCTGGCGTTCAGCCACGGCGAGTACCGCTGCCCCTTCCCCGCCCAGGAGATCGCGGAGATCATCGCCCGTACCGGCATCGAGGTGCTGCTGGACCGGCTGCCCGACCTCGAACTGGCCGTCCCCGCGACCGAACTGGTCCGCCGGCCGTCCGCCTTCCTGCGCGGGACGACCGCCCTGCCCGTCCGCTTCACTCCCGTACGCACGACAGGAGACGCGTTGTGA
- a CDS encoding cytochrome P450 family protein: MNCPHTGAAADRDAGTVVIDPMVQDLDGETARLRDAGVLARIDLLGVPAWAVTRHAEARQLLLDPRLVKDIDAWGLWQSGAVTHAWPLIGMIDAGRSMFTVDGAEHRRLRTKTSQALTPRRLEAIRPEIEKFTQELLDALDAAQGDDGVVDLKAVFAQPLPMRVVGMLMGVDESQHAMLTRQYKAFFSMLTPQDERLALLAELDVFYTGLVREKTARPTDDLTSALILADEGGEPLTEQEVVGNLKAMVAAGHETTIGLVLNAVRALLSHPDQLRMVLAGEVGWDAVIEETLRWDTPTTHLLMRFATEDIPVGDDVIRRGEGVVVSYRAIGRDLEQHGPDADAFDITRPTRNRHMTFGHGPHICPGAALSRVEAGIALPALFRRFPGLRLAVPDEEITKLPVMTQNDMTAFPVLLG, encoded by the coding sequence GTGAACTGTCCGCACACCGGCGCCGCGGCCGACCGGGACGCCGGGACCGTCGTCATCGACCCCATGGTCCAGGACCTGGACGGCGAGACCGCGCGGCTGCGCGACGCCGGGGTCCTCGCCCGGATCGACCTGCTCGGCGTCCCGGCCTGGGCGGTCACCCGGCACGCCGAGGCACGCCAACTCCTGCTCGACCCGCGGCTGGTGAAGGACATCGACGCCTGGGGACTCTGGCAGAGCGGCGCGGTGACCCACGCGTGGCCGCTGATCGGCATGATCGACGCCGGGCGCTCCATGTTCACCGTCGACGGGGCCGAACACCGGCGGCTGCGCACCAAGACCTCGCAGGCGCTCACCCCCCGCCGCCTGGAGGCGATCCGCCCGGAGATCGAGAAGTTCACGCAGGAGCTGCTGGACGCCCTCGACGCCGCACAGGGGGACGACGGGGTCGTCGATCTGAAGGCGGTGTTCGCCCAGCCCCTGCCGATGCGGGTGGTGGGCATGCTGATGGGCGTGGACGAGTCCCAGCACGCCATGCTGACCAGGCAGTACAAGGCGTTCTTCTCCATGCTCACCCCCCAGGACGAACGCCTCGCGCTGCTCGCCGAGTTGGACGTCTTCTACACCGGCCTCGTACGGGAGAAGACCGCCCGGCCCACGGACGACCTCACCAGCGCGCTGATCCTGGCCGATGAGGGCGGCGAGCCGCTCACCGAACAGGAGGTGGTGGGCAACCTCAAGGCCATGGTCGCCGCCGGGCACGAGACCACCATCGGCCTCGTCCTCAACGCCGTGCGCGCCCTCCTCTCCCACCCGGACCAGCTGCGCATGGTGCTCGCCGGGGAGGTCGGCTGGGACGCGGTGATCGAGGAGACGCTGCGCTGGGACACGCCCACCACCCACCTGCTCATGCGGTTCGCCACCGAGGACATCCCCGTCGGCGACGACGTGATCCGCCGGGGCGAGGGAGTCGTCGTCTCCTACCGGGCCATCGGGCGCGACCTCGAGCAGCACGGCCCCGACGCCGACGCCTTCGACATCACCCGCCCCACGCGAAACCGCCACATGACCTTCGGCCACGGCCCGCACATCTGCCCCGGAGCGGCCCTGTCGCGCGTCGAGGCGGGCATCGCGCTGCCCGCTCTGTTCAGACGCTTCCCCGGGCTCCGCCTCGCCGTCCCGGACGAGGAGATCACCAAGCTTCCGGTGATGACGCAGAACGACATGACCGCCTTCCCGGTCCTCCTGGGCTGA
- a CDS encoding ATP-grasp domain-containing protein, with protein MPSGPGFLALAPHRSGTASLLSDAARRRGMEVTVLPADGVPERYRGRGDGHYYGGPRFGARVADPLGVALLEPHDGWLDTLPGAFTGRSVSRVPLSEARRRTGPIFVKPPTDKSFPAAVHPDGASLPQPPPGSGDPLVQISEVVVWEDEFRLFLLDGEIRTGSRYAVHGRLEAAPLAGHPQEAAVHAFADRLTEECGDTLPGAVVVDVGRMRRPGRDTEWAVVEANMAWFSTVYAADPDRALDVVLRSAGPGALARERDLAFRRDRSTRPAPEG; from the coding sequence ATGCCGTCGGGACCGGGGTTCCTGGCGCTCGCGCCGCACCGCTCCGGCACGGCCTCCCTCCTGTCCGACGCGGCACGCCGACGCGGCATGGAGGTGACCGTGCTGCCCGCCGACGGAGTCCCCGAGCGGTACCGGGGGAGGGGGGACGGGCACTACTACGGAGGCCCGCGCTTCGGCGCCCGGGTCGCGGACCCGCTCGGGGTCGCGCTCCTGGAGCCGCACGACGGCTGGCTGGACACCCTCCCGGGCGCCTTCACCGGCCGGAGCGTCAGCCGGGTGCCCCTCTCCGAGGCCCGCAGGCGCACCGGCCCGATCTTCGTCAAACCGCCCACCGACAAGAGCTTTCCCGCCGCCGTCCACCCGGACGGCGCATCGCTCCCGCAGCCCCCGCCGGGCTCCGGTGACCCACTCGTCCAGATCAGCGAAGTCGTGGTCTGGGAGGACGAGTTCAGACTCTTCCTGCTCGACGGTGAGATCCGCACCGGATCGCGCTACGCCGTGCACGGTCGGCTCGAAGCGGCCCCTCTGGCCGGCCACCCGCAGGAGGCAGCCGTACACGCCTTCGCCGACCGGCTCACCGAGGAGTGCGGGGACACCCTGCCGGGAGCCGTCGTCGTGGACGTCGGGCGGATGCGCCGCCCGGGCCGGGACACCGAATGGGCCGTCGTCGAGGCCAACATGGCCTGGTTCAGCACCGTCTACGCCGCCGACCCCGACCGCGCCCTGGACGTGGTGCTCCGGTCGGCGGGCCCCGGCGCCCTGGCCCGGGAGCGGGACCTGGCGTTCCGGCGGGACCGTTCCACCCGGCCCGCGCCAGAGGGCTGA